The following are from one region of the Meiothermus sp. Pnk-1 genome:
- a CDS encoding deoxyguanosinetriphosphate triphosphohydrolase: MLFPRERLEQSEAQILAPYASKSGQSRGREFPEKESAYRTAFQKDRDRVIHTTAFRRLEYKTQVFVNYEGDYYRTRLTHTLEVAQVAKSIARALGLNEDLCETIALSHDLGHPPFGHAGERVLHELMAEHGGFDHNRQSLRIVTQLEERYPGFRGLNLTWETREGIMKHETAYDVPDGAFEPDKRPSLEAQIVNLADEIAYNAHDLDDGLRSGILSPAQLVEVSLLRELAEELGLDLERLSEFHRRVFIRELLGLIITDTILATQGALEAGKIQSLEDVRNHATPLACYSPKLKDQLVELRDFLYANLYRHHLVVREVGKSKRVLTELFRQYTELPEMLPPNVRKAAEREGLHRAVCDYIAGMTDRFALEEYSRLFDPWS, from the coding sequence ATGCTTTTTCCTCGTGAACGCCTCGAGCAAAGCGAAGCCCAAATCCTAGCCCCCTACGCCTCCAAGTCCGGCCAGAGCCGGGGGCGCGAGTTCCCCGAAAAGGAGTCGGCTTACCGCACCGCCTTTCAAAAAGACCGCGACCGGGTGATCCACACCACCGCTTTCCGGCGGCTCGAGTACAAGACCCAGGTCTTCGTCAACTACGAAGGCGACTACTACCGCACCCGGCTCACCCATACCCTCGAGGTAGCCCAAGTCGCCAAGAGCATCGCCCGCGCCCTGGGCCTCAACGAGGATCTCTGTGAAACCATCGCCCTCTCCCACGACTTGGGCCACCCGCCCTTCGGACATGCCGGAGAGCGAGTCTTGCACGAGCTGATGGCGGAGCACGGCGGCTTCGACCACAACCGCCAGAGCCTGCGCATCGTGACCCAGCTGGAAGAGCGCTACCCCGGCTTTCGCGGGCTCAACCTGACCTGGGAGACCCGCGAAGGCATCATGAAGCACGAAACCGCCTACGACGTGCCGGATGGCGCCTTCGAGCCCGACAAACGGCCTAGCCTCGAGGCCCAGATCGTCAACCTGGCCGACGAGATCGCCTATAACGCGCACGATCTCGATGACGGATTGCGCTCAGGCATCCTCTCTCCCGCCCAGCTCGTCGAGGTTTCCCTGCTGCGCGAGTTGGCCGAGGAACTGGGCCTAGACCTGGAGAGGCTTTCCGAGTTCCACCGCCGCGTCTTCATCCGCGAGCTGTTGGGCCTCATCATCACCGATACTATCCTGGCGACCCAGGGAGCGCTCGAGGCGGGCAAGATCCAAAGCCTCGAGGACGTGCGCAACCACGCCACCCCGCTGGCCTGCTACTCCCCAAAGCTAAAAGATCAGCTCGTTGAGCTGAGGGATTTCCTCTACGCCAACCTCTACCGCCATCACCTCGTCGTGCGCGAGGTCGGCAAGAGCAAGCGGGTGCTCACCGAGCTCTTCCGCCAGTACACCGAACTCCCCGAGATGCTGCCGCCAAATGTACGTAAAGCCGCGGAGCGGGAAGGGCTACACCGGGCAGTGTGCGACTACATCGCGGGCATGACCGACCGATTCGCCCTGGAGGAATACAGCCGCCTCTTCGACCCTTGGTCATAG
- the fabF gene encoding beta-ketoacyl-ACP synthase II, which produces MRRVVITGMGPVSPIGIGNEAFHKAQLEGKSGVRRITRFDPSKLRCQIAGEVDVNPEEYIDKRELRRLDRFVQLALIAGELALKDSGLDLEKEDKTRIGTLVGSGIGGMETWELQSRIFLERGPDRLSPFFIPMIIANMASGQLAMRYGFMGPSSTSVTACTTGADAIGNAFRIVQLGEAEVMVAGGSEAVVTAMAMGGFDVMRALSTRNDEPEKASRPFSASRDGFVLSEGAAILVLEEYEHAKARGARIYAELVGFGRSADAYHVTEPHPEGLGASLAMRAAIRDAGIRPEQVGHINAHATSTPVGDKAEVKAIKQLFGDHAYRIPITATKSMTGHLLGAAGAIEAIASIQALYHGVLPPTINLTDPDPELDLDFIPNTPREQKVDYVLSNSFAFGGMNASLLFKRV; this is translated from the coding sequence ATGCGACGAGTCGTCATCACGGGCATGGGGCCGGTCTCGCCGATCGGCATCGGCAACGAGGCCTTTCACAAAGCCCAGCTCGAGGGTAAAAGCGGCGTCCGCCGCATTACCCGCTTTGACCCTTCCAAATTGCGCTGCCAGATCGCGGGAGAGGTAGACGTCAACCCCGAGGAGTACATCGACAAGCGGGAGTTGCGCCGCCTGGACCGATTCGTCCAGCTGGCCCTGATCGCGGGGGAGCTGGCCCTGAAAGATTCTGGATTGGATCTGGAAAAAGAAGACAAAACCCGCATCGGCACCCTGGTGGGCTCGGGGATCGGCGGGATGGAGACCTGGGAGCTACAGTCAAGGATATTCCTCGAGCGCGGCCCGGACCGCCTCTCTCCCTTCTTCATCCCCATGATCATCGCCAACATGGCCTCTGGACAGCTCGCCATGCGCTATGGCTTCATGGGCCCCTCCTCCACCTCGGTGACGGCTTGCACCACCGGTGCCGATGCCATTGGCAACGCATTTCGGATCGTCCAGCTTGGCGAGGCCGAGGTGATGGTAGCCGGGGGAAGCGAGGCGGTGGTGACGGCGATGGCCATGGGTGGCTTCGACGTGATGCGGGCCCTCTCCACCCGCAACGACGAACCCGAAAAAGCTAGCCGCCCTTTCTCCGCTTCGCGCGACGGCTTCGTGCTCTCGGAGGGGGCAGCCATCTTGGTGCTCGAGGAGTACGAGCACGCCAAAGCCCGAGGAGCCCGCATCTATGCCGAGCTGGTGGGCTTTGGCCGCAGCGCCGACGCCTACCACGTCACCGAGCCGCACCCCGAAGGGCTAGGGGCCTCGCTGGCCATGCGAGCCGCGATCCGCGACGCGGGTATCCGCCCCGAGCAAGTGGGGCACATCAACGCCCACGCCACCTCTACCCCGGTGGGGGACAAGGCCGAGGTCAAGGCCATCAAGCAGCTTTTCGGGGACCACGCCTACCGTATCCCGATCACCGCCACCAAGAGCATGACCGGGCACCTGCTGGGGGCAGCGGGGGCCATCGAGGCCATCGCCAGCATCCAAGCCCTCTACCACGGGGTACTGCCTCCTACCATCAACCTCACCGACCCCGATCCCGAACTCGACCTGGACTTCATCCCCAACACCCCACGGGAACAGAAGGTGGACTATGTCCTCTCCAACTCCTTCGCCTTCGGGGGGATGAACGCCTCGCTGCTATTCAAGCGCGTTTAG
- the acpP gene encoding acyl carrier protein codes for MAILDDVKEVIVDKLGVEADKVTPEARFIEDLGADSLDTVELIMGLEDKFGLEISDEEAEKIRTVQDAIDFIQSKKG; via the coding sequence ATGGCCATTCTCGACGACGTTAAGGAAGTGATCGTGGACAAGCTGGGCGTGGAAGCCGACAAGGTCACGCCGGAAGCCCGTTTTATCGAGGACCTGGGGGCCGACAGCCTCGACACGGTAGAACTGATCATGGGCCTGGAGGACAAGTTCGGCCTGGAGATCTCCGACGAGGAGGCCGAGAAAATTCGTACCGTCCAGGACGCTATCGACTTCATCCAAAGCAAGAAGGGCTAG
- the fabG gene encoding 3-oxoacyl-[acyl-carrier-protein] reductase produces MRKALVTGSSRGIGKAIALEFARRGHALAIHYGSNREAAETVAAEARELGAPQAVVLGANLSDPHTAGKLVTEAHAALGGLDILVNNAGITRDTLLIRMKDEDWNAVIETNLSAIFHATREAVKIMMRARWGRIVNIASVVGILGNPGQANYVAAKAGLIGFTKVVAKEYAGRGITVNAVAPGFIESDMTAKLPENLRQEYLKQIPAGRFGKPEEVAAAVAFLASEEAAYINGQTLCVDGGMTPH; encoded by the coding sequence ATGCGTAAAGCACTTGTCACCGGTTCGTCACGAGGGATCGGCAAGGCCATCGCTTTGGAATTCGCCCGGCGGGGCCACGCCCTCGCCATTCATTACGGCTCCAACCGGGAAGCCGCGGAAACCGTAGCGGCCGAGGCCAGAGAGCTTGGCGCGCCTCAAGCGGTGGTGCTGGGGGCTAACCTATCCGACCCCCACACGGCAGGTAAGCTCGTCACCGAGGCTCACGCCGCCTTGGGAGGGCTAGACATCCTGGTTAACAACGCCGGCATCACCCGCGATACCCTGCTCATCCGCATGAAGGACGAAGACTGGAACGCGGTGATCGAGACCAACCTCTCGGCTATCTTCCACGCCACCCGCGAGGCGGTGAAGATCATGATGCGCGCCAGGTGGGGACGCATCGTCAACATCGCCAGCGTGGTGGGTATCTTGGGCAACCCCGGCCAGGCCAACTACGTGGCGGCCAAGGCCGGGTTGATCGGCTTTACCAAGGTCGTCGCCAAGGAATACGCTGGCCGAGGAATCACCGTCAACGCCGTGGCGCCCGGGTTTATCGAGTCGGACATGACCGCTAAGCTCCCCGAAAACCTGCGGCAAGAATACCTCAAACAGATCCCCGCAGGCCGCTTTGGTAAGCCGGAGGAAGTCGCAGCGGCGGTGGCTTTCCTGGCCTCGGAAGAAGCCGCGTATATCAACGGGCAGACCCTCTGTGTGGATGGCGGGATGACTCCGCACTGA
- the fabD gene encoding ACP S-malonyltransferase gives MIAALFPGQGSQEVGMGKALYEGSKAAREALERAESTLPGLLRLMWEGPEDQLKLTANQQPALLAVGYAAYQAYREAEGPEPAYAAGHSLGEWTAHAAAGTLALEDALRLVRKRGEYMQEAVPLGQGAMAAILKVPLEVILEEIAGIAGVELANLNSPEQTVISGRAEGVNQAVERLKARRARAVILPVSAPFHSSLMHPARERLARDLEGVPFSSPKFPVYSNVSAQPETDPQRIKTLLLEQITHSVRWVEILQSLKAHGVAKFLEFGSGRVLTGLVERTLEGVEANSLTNPAEIAEALGRGYA, from the coding sequence ATGATCGCAGCGCTGTTCCCCGGCCAGGGCTCGCAAGAGGTCGGCATGGGCAAGGCCCTTTATGAAGGCTCCAAAGCGGCCCGAGAAGCCCTCGAGCGCGCAGAATCTACCCTTCCCGGGCTCCTCCGGCTGATGTGGGAGGGCCCCGAAGACCAGCTCAAGCTCACCGCCAACCAACAGCCTGCGCTTTTAGCCGTAGGGTACGCTGCTTATCAGGCCTACCGCGAGGCCGAAGGCCCGGAGCCCGCCTACGCCGCCGGGCATTCTTTGGGGGAGTGGACGGCCCATGCGGCCGCAGGCACCCTCGCCCTCGAGGATGCCCTGCGGCTGGTGCGTAAACGCGGCGAATACATGCAGGAGGCCGTACCGCTAGGCCAAGGGGCCATGGCCGCCATCCTCAAAGTTCCCCTCGAGGTCATCCTGGAGGAGATCGCAGGGATAGCAGGGGTGGAGCTGGCTAACCTAAACAGCCCCGAACAGACCGTGATCTCGGGAAGGGCGGAGGGGGTGAACCAAGCGGTAGAGCGGCTCAAGGCCCGGCGGGCGCGGGCGGTGATCCTCCCGGTGTCGGCGCCCTTTCACTCCTCCCTGATGCACCCGGCCCGCGAGCGGCTGGCTCGAGACCTCGAGGGGGTGCCCTTCTCCTCCCCCAAGTTCCCGGTCTACTCCAACGTCAGCGCCCAACCCGAGACCGATCCGCAGCGCATCAAAACCCTGCTGCTCGAACAGATCACCCACTCAGTACGCTGGGTGGAGATCCTGCAAAGCCTCAAGGCCCATGGGGTAGCGAAGTTCCTCGAGTTTGGCTCGGGGCGTGTGCTCACCGGGCTGGTCGAAAGGACGCTCGAGGGGGTAGAGGCCAACAGCCTGACCAACCCGGCGGAAATTGCCGAAGCCTTAGGGAGAGGGTATGCGTAA
- a CDS encoding beta-ketoacyl-ACP synthase III — protein sequence MNASAQETPFLSENRSGIGILALGTYAPPKVMTNQDFEAIMDTSDEWIVSRTGIKERRLATDDEFTSTLAFRAVEDLIQRHGREALQEVDLVIVATNTPDALFPATAALVQARFGLQAGAYDLLAGCPGWGYALAQAYAMVHSGLARKVLAIGAEALSKILDWNDRSTAVLFGDGAGAAVVGRVPPGYGFKSFVLGADGDGAKELSMACIAPRLPDGTALAKHTYMNGREVFKFAVRVMNTATLEAIEKAGLTPEDIEVFIPHQANLRIIDAARERLGLPWERVVVNVDRYGNTSTASMPIALQEALDAGRIQDGDHILFVTFGAGLTWAASVLTWWGGGGR from the coding sequence ATGAACGCATCCGCCCAAGAGACGCCTTTTCTCAGCGAGAACCGCTCGGGCATCGGCATCCTCGCCCTCGGCACCTACGCTCCCCCCAAAGTCATGACCAACCAGGACTTTGAGGCGATCATGGATACCTCCGATGAATGGATCGTGAGCCGTACGGGCATCAAGGAACGCCGGCTTGCCACCGATGACGAATTCACCTCGACCCTGGCCTTCCGGGCGGTGGAGGATCTCATTCAGCGGCATGGCCGGGAAGCCCTGCAAGAGGTGGATCTGGTGATCGTCGCCACCAACACCCCAGATGCCCTTTTCCCCGCAACGGCAGCCTTGGTACAAGCCCGCTTCGGCCTGCAAGCCGGGGCTTACGATCTGCTGGCGGGCTGCCCCGGCTGGGGGTACGCCCTAGCCCAGGCGTACGCCATGGTGCACTCCGGATTGGCCCGTAAGGTGCTGGCCATCGGGGCGGAGGCTCTTTCCAAGATTCTAGACTGGAACGACCGCTCTACCGCGGTGCTATTCGGCGATGGAGCCGGGGCTGCCGTGGTAGGTCGGGTACCGCCGGGGTACGGCTTCAAGAGCTTCGTGCTCGGCGCAGACGGTGACGGAGCCAAGGAGCTCTCCATGGCCTGTATCGCTCCCCGCCTGCCCGACGGTACTGCTTTGGCCAAGCACACCTACATGAACGGGCGGGAAGTCTTCAAGTTCGCGGTGCGGGTGATGAACACTGCTACCCTCGAGGCCATCGAGAAAGCCGGCCTCACCCCGGAGGATATCGAGGTCTTCATCCCCCACCAGGCCAACCTGCGCATCATCGACGCGGCCCGCGAGCGGTTAGGGCTGCCCTGGGAGCGGGTGGTGGTGAACGTGGACCGCTATGGCAACACCTCCACCGCCTCGATGCCCATCGCCTTGCAGGAGGCCCTCGACGCCGGAAGGATCCAAGATGGTGATCATATCCTCTTCGTGACCTTCGGGGCCGGGCTCACCTGGGCCGCCAGCGTGCTGACGTGGTGGGGCGGAGGGGGACGATGA
- the rpmF gene encoding 50S ribosomal protein L32, with product MAKHPVPKKKTSKARRDSRRSHHALTPPTLVACPECKTLKPPHTVCSSCGYYDGRKVLEV from the coding sequence ATGGCCAAGCACCCTGTACCGAAGAAAAAAACCTCAAAGGCCCGGCGCGATAGCCGCCGCAGCCACCACGCCCTCACCCCCCCTACCCTGGTGGCCTGCCCCGAGTGCAAAACCCTCAAGCCCCCTCACACCGTTTGCAGCAGCTGCGGGTATTACGACGGGAGAAAGGTGCTCGAGGTCTAA